CGAGGGCCTGCAGTTCGTCTACGAGCGCTCCGCGCTCCCCATCGCGGCCGACGAGTCCTGCATCACCGCCAGCGACGTGCCGCGGATTGCGGACAAGTGCGACATCGCGAACCTCAAACTCATGAAGACCGGCGGCCTCCGCGAGGCCAAGCGCCTGATTCACGCCGCCCGCGCGCACGGCCTCGACGTGATGTGTGGCTGCATGGCCGAGTCGAACGCGAGCATCGCCGCTGCCGCGCACCTCGCGCCCCTGCTGGACTACGCCGACCTCGACGGGTCGCTGCTGCTCGCTGACGACGCCTTCGACGGCGTGCCGATGCCCGCCGGCCACATCGACCTGGAGAGCGCTGACCGCCCCGGCACCGGCGCGCGCGAGACGTAACGTCGCGTTACTCGCGCCTAGCCCGGTCGTAACTATCGGGCTCGCCGCCGTCGGCTGACGGCATGGACCCAGTCGAGAGCAGTCTCGCCGCCGGCGCCGTCGCCACCGTCGCGTTCGCCGCCGCGCTGTTCGCCGCGGGCGAACTGCTGGGCGGCGGCGGCCTGTTCGTGTTCGCCACGCTGTCCGCGCTCTGCGAACTCGGCGGCCCGCAGTACTGCGCGCCCGACTCCGCCACCTCGGTTGCGCTCACGCTCGCCGCCTTCGCGCTCCTGTTCGCCGTGGCGTGGCCGCTGTTCTTCGCCGCCGTGACGTGGGGTCTCCCCGGCCAGTCCGGAATCGCTCACGGCGTCGCGTTCGCAGTCGTCCTCTGGACCGGGTACGCCGTCACCGCCGCCTACGGCATCGGCTTCGGCGGCGAGACGCTCGCCGGCGACGCGCCCCTGCTCGCCGCGACGTTCGTCGCGTACGTCGTGTACGGCGTCGTGCTCGGCGGCGGCTACGACTTCCTCGCCCACCACCGGACGCTCGACGTCTGACTAGCCGTCGAGGAACGCGCGAACCCGCTCCTCGGTCTCGTCCCCGGGGTCGAGCCACGGCATGTGGCCGTAGCCGTCGAGTTCGTGGAACGCCGCGTCCGGCATCGAGTCGGCGACCGGGCGCCCGACCTCGGGTTTCCAGAAGGAGTCCTCGGTTCCCCAGACGAAACACGTCGGGCGCTCGATGCCCGGGAGTTCGTCGGTCAAATCGAAGAGGTCGTGCATCCGCCCGAACGACCCCTGCGCGGTCTGGAGCGACCGGAGACTCCACTGCTGGGCGTCCATCCCCGAGGCCGCCGCGAGCACGTCGTAGAACGGCTCCGGGACCGCGGAGTCGTCGGCGACGAGCAGTTCGGCGGTGGACTCGCGGGCGTTCTCCTCGGCGTCGCCCAGCGAGTTCAGCCAGTAGAGCACGCGGTTCACGCCCCGAACCGTCATCAGCTTCCAGAGCGCGGAGAACTCCTTGGAGACGCCGCCGGGCGCGCCGACGAGACAGAGGCGGTCGACGCGCTGGTGGTCGAGCGCGAGCAAAAACGCCTGCTGGCCGCCCAGCGAGTTCCCGACGACGTGCGGGGAGTCGAGGCCGAGTTCGTCGAAGAGGTCGGCGAGGTACGCGGTCATGAACGACCGCAGGTGCTTGTTCGTGTACTTCGCGGAGTTGGAGAGTCCGCGCCCCGGGCGGTCCGGGACGACGAGGCGGTAGTCGTCGGCGAGCGCGG
The nucleotide sequence above comes from Halobacterium litoreum. Encoded proteins:
- a CDS encoding alpha/beta fold hydrolase, translated to MASDEAALAGRTPEGWSTEAERRYADAQARLAEHCGVDVASRTVDTESAGRIHFLEAGDPDGEPVVFLHGVSTTAATWLPMLSALADDYRLVVPDRPGRGLSNSAKYTNKHLRSFMTAYLADLFDELGLDSPHVVGNSLGGQQAFLLALDHQRVDRLCLVGAPGGVSKEFSALWKLMTVRGVNRVLYWLNSLGDAEENARESTAELLVADDSAVPEPFYDVLAAASGMDAQQWSLRSLQTAQGSFGRMHDLFDLTDELPGIERPTCFVWGTEDSFWKPEVGRPVADSMPDAAFHELDGYGHMPWLDPGDETEERVRAFLDG
- a CDS encoding DUF6789 family protein, translated to MDPVESSLAAGAVATVAFAAALFAAGELLGGGGLFVFATLSALCELGGPQYCAPDSATSVALTLAAFALLFAVAWPLFFAAVTWGLPGQSGIAHGVAFAVVLWTGYAVTAAYGIGFGGETLAGDAPLLAATFVAYVVYGVVLGGGYDFLAHHRTLDV